ACAGTTTCCTTTCTACAGTCCTGATTCCTGAGTTTATTGAGGCCAGCAGAAACCGTGAATCTGCCTTAAAATACCTGCTTGCAGGGGGAGATAAACTGGCTGCTGTGAATATGGAGGGTTTAACTTACAAAATTATCAATAACTACGGCCCTACAGAAAATAGTGTCGTTACTACCAGTTATGAACTTTCACCGGCCTATGCTGAGACCGCGCCTCCAATTGGAATCCCGGTTAGTCATACACAGATTTATATTTTAAATGCTGCAAACGGGATCAGCCCTGTTGGTGTGCCTGGTGAACTTTGTATCAGTGGGGCAGGTCTTGCAACCGGTTATCTGAACCGGGAATCACTAACTGCGGAGAAATTCGTGTCAAACCCGTTTAATACAAATTACGGAGGCCGGATGTACCGGAGCGGAGACCTTGCGCGCTGGTTACCAGATGGTAATATTGAATACCTTGGCCGCATTGATGATCAGGTTAAAATTCGTGGTTACCGCATAGAATTAGGGGAAATCGAAAATGTATTACAGCAAAATGCAGCGGTGAAGCATGCGGTGGTCTTAGTCAAATCTGATGATCGCGGGCATAAACAACTGGTAGGTTATATCGTGGCTGAAGGTTCTTTTGATAAAGGAGAGCTGATTGCTTATCTGAAAGACCGTTTACCGGATTATATGGTTCCTGCATTGTGGGTGTCACTGGATCAGCTACCGTTAACCAGCAATGGTAAGGTAGACAAGAAAATGTTGCCTGAGCCGGATATCAGCACATTGCTGACCAATAGTTATGAATCACCGCGTAATGCGACAGAAAAAGCACTGGTAGAAATCTGGCAGGACTTGCTTCGTTTGGAGCAGGTTGGTATTCATGATAATTTCTTTGAACTGGGTGGGGACTCGATCATTACGATACAGGCAGTGAGCAGGGCCAAAAGAGCTGGTTATGAATTCCAGCCGAAGGATTTATTTGTACACCAGACTATTGCCGGGTTATCTAAATTATTACAAGAAAGAGAACACCTTGTTTCTTACGCGGAAGAGGGCTTTTTAAGTGGGACAAGTGGATTGTTACCTATTCAGCAATGGTACTTTGAGTTGGAAACACCTTCGGTATCACACTTTAATCAGCACGTGCTTTTAACAGTCTCCAAGCAGATCGCGGTAACTATAATCTCTGATTCGATCTTGCAGCTGGCTGATTACCATGATGCTTTAAGGTTTACTTATCTTAAAAAAGAAGACCATTGGGAACAGGAGTACGGAACCTATACCGGAGCATTGGAAACAATAGACCTGAGCGCGCTGGCCACAGCTGATGTACCTGCTGCGATTAAACAAGCTGGTGAAATTGCACAACGCAGTCTGGATATTGAACAGGGAATTATTTTCCGTTCCATCTTGTTTTTAACCCCTGGAGAAGATCAGGATAACCGTTTATTATTGGTTGTTCATCACCTTGCAGTAGATGGTGTTTCATGGCGGATTTTACTCGAAGATCTTGGACTGCTGATTAAAGAGCCGGGTAAAAAGGCGGTGGCAGTTCTGGGCAGTAAAAGTGCTTCGTACCGTCAATGGTATACCGCGCTGGAAGGATATGGACAGACGATTTCCAAACAGCACGCTTACTGGATGGATATTGTTAAACATTATGTTGCATTACCTGAAGACCATAATTATACAGGACATTTGACACTGGCAGATATGGGCACCAAAGTAACCCGGCTGAATAGTGCAGCTACTCAGCGCTTACTGCAAGAAGTACCACAAGCTTATCATACAGAAATCAATGATATTCTTTTATGTGCACTGGCGCTGGCTTTATCCCAGTGGAGTGGTATTTCCCGGATATCCGTTGGACTGGAAGGACACGGCCGGGAAGATATTATGGCTGGTATTGATACCAGTCGTACGGTAGGCTGGTTTACGAACCTGTATCCTGTATCGCTTGAAACAGAAACAGGCAGGGATATTGGTTATGCACTGAGATCCATTAAAGAACAATTAAGGAAAATACCAGCAAAAGGAATAGGCTTTGGGGTATTGAAATACATAGAGAAATTAGTTGCACTGCAACAGAAAAGTGCATGGAATGTGGTGTTCAACTATCTTGGACAGCTGGATAATATGGTGAGTGAACAGGGAGAAATTGGTATGGCCAATGAGCAGGCTGGCGACAGTGTTGCAGACGATTATCCATTAACTGATCAATTATCCGTAAATACGATGATCCAGGGTGGTGAATTATTGCTGGACTGGAGTTATAGTACCAGGCATTACGATGTGGCCAGTATCGATAAGCTAGCTGACTTGTATATGGAGAACTTGCAAAATCTGATCGGCCATTGTGCGGAACAGGTTTTACCGGCCTTTACTCCGTTTGATTATGGTTTAAATGGCTTGGTTACGGTAAATGAGCTGGATAAATTCCTGGACGAAGCTTACCTGGGTAAGCCACGAAGGGCACAACTGGAAAGTATTTACCGTTTAGGCGGTTTACAGGAAGGGATGTTATTCCATGAGTTGTACAATGAACAAGGTGCATTTACAGAACAGCTTTCCTGCGATCTGATGACCCTGCAAACGGATAAGTTTATCCGCAGCTGGGAAATTCTGATCAAGCAACATAGTATTTTAAGAACAGGTTTCTACCATGATGCGTTCTCTATACCTGTACAATGCGTTTATAGAGAGGTTTCCCTTTCGGTAAATCTGCTTGACTACCGTGGTCTGAGTCCAGCAGCTCAGGAACAGGCTATACAGGAATATGAGCATAGAGATCGTATCCAGGGGTTTGATCTGAAAGCAGCCCCATTGATGCGGATCTGTCTGATACAACTTTCGGATGTGCATTACAGAATGCTTTGGAGTTTCCACCATATTCTGCTGGATGGCTGGTCGGTTCCGGTCTTGTTAGCTGAACTGTTTGCTAATTACGAACAACTGGAAGCGGGGAAACCGATAGAAGAACAACCAGCAGATCGCTATGAAGACTATATCCGTTATATAGCACAGCAGGATAAAGATCAAACCGCAGCTTACTGGCGTAATTATCTGGCGCCTGCCGAAGAAGGATGTTTACTTCCTTTTGTTAGTGCAACGGCAGATCGTACCCGTGGTGTGGGTATGAAAGAAGGAATAATTAAGTTCGATGCTGCATTGACCGGGCTGATTTCAAACTATGCGAAACAACAGCATTTAACAGTTAATTCATTGATGCAGGGTGTATGGGCATATCTTTTATACAGATATACCGGTCGGGCTGATGTCATTTATGGGGTTACTGTATCCGGACGTCCTGAAGATTTGCCGGGTATTGAAAGAAAAGTGGGGATGTATATCAATACATTACCTCTTTATATCAACTTAGATCAATCGGCAGATATCAATAGCTGGCTGCAAAAAATACAACAAGGGCAACTGGAAAGCAGGGAGTATCAATATACTACGCTGAATGATATTCAGCGGCTGACAAGTATCAAAGGCGATCTTTTTGATACCTCTATTGTTTTCCAGAATTATCCTGTCAGCGAATCTGATCTGCAAAAAGGCGGAGGACTTGAAGTGAGTGATATTGTTGTACATCCGCAAACCAATTATCCACTCACAATTAACGTGATTACAGGAAGAGAAACTAATCTGCTGTTTGTTCACAATGAGGAATTACTGGATACAACGGCTGTGGATATGATGATGGGGCATTTCAAACAAGTGCTGCTGCAACTGGTAGAAAAAGGAGTGAAAACCTGGAAAGAAGTCGAACTGATGACTGCTCAGGAGCAGGAGCAGTTGCTGGTTACTTTTAACAATAAAATAGTTGCTTATCCTGATACGCAGACACTGGTTGATTTGTTATTGCAACAAGCAGCGCTTACGCCTGATGCGCCGGCAATTGTGTTTGAAAACACGATCTGGTCTTACCGAAAGCTGGATGAGGCTTCGGGGAAACTGGCTAATTACCTGCGTAGTAAAGGCGTGAAAACTGATATGCTGGTTCCAATTTATCTGGAAAGGTCGGCCGAAATGGTGGTTGCTATTCTGGGTGTAATGAAGGCAGGAGGTGCTTATGTGCCGCTTGATACGACCTATCCGGCAGAAAGGATCAGTTATATATTAAAAGATACTTCGGCTGCAATCGTGATCACTACCGGAGATATAAGTGAGCGGATTTATACGGTATCAGATGTGCCGCTGGTTTTACTTGATCAGGATATTGCAGTGATTAAAAGGTATCCGTCTGCTATCGCAGCTGGAGAGATAAAACCTGGGGATCTGGCTTATGTTATTTATACCTCAGGTTCTACCGGACAGCCAAAAGGGGTAATGGTAGAACATGCTGGTATGCTGAATCACCTGTATGCCAAAGTTAATGATTTGCACCTTAATGCAGAGAGTGTGGTTGCTTTTACAGCTTCTTATACTTTTGATATTTCGGTATGGCAGATCTTCTCCGGGCTGTTAAGCGGAGGACATACGATTATTTATCCTTCACAATTGCTGCTGCAACCGGCGGCATTGCTTGAAAAAGTGGAAGAAAACGGGGTAACCATTTTAGAACTGGTTCCTTCTTATCTGACTGCTGTGCTGCGGGAAGAGCTGACAACTAAGCTGGAGAAACTGCAATATCTGCTGGTTACCGGTGAAGCAGTCAGCCAGCCATTGCTTGCACAATGGTTTGGACATCCTGATTTTGGACGTATCCCGGTAGTGAATGCTTATGGGCCTACAGAGGCTTCGGATGACATTTGTCACTATATAATGTACGAAACTCCTGTTCAGATCAATATACCACTGGGTAGTCCGATACAGAATTTACAGGTATATGTGCTGAATGATGAGCTGAATCTTTGTCCGGTAGGGGTGACTGGCGAAATTTGTGTTGCTGGTATAGGTGTTTCCAGAGGTTATTTAAACCGGGCTGATCTGACTGCCGCGAAGTTTATTAAAAATCCATTTAATGCAGACAGTAAAATGTACCGGACAGGTGATCTTGGCCGCTGGCTGGCTGATGGAAATATCGAATACCTTGGCCGTATTGATGATCAGGTAAAAGTCCGCGGGTTTAGAATTGAGCTTGGAGAGATTGAAAATGTCCTGCAACAATATGAAGAGATCAATCAGGCAGTTGTTGTGGTTAAAGACGACGCAAACGGAAATAAACGTCTGGTAGCTTATCTGGCTGTAAACCCGGCATACCATAAGGATTCAATGCTGAACTGGTTAAAAGGAGTTTTACCGGAATATATGGTGCCTTCGTTCTTTATCACGCTCGAAGAACTTCCATTAACACCTAACGGAAAGATAGACAAAAAAGCGCTGCCTGATCCGGATACCAATGAGCTGCTGGCTACAGCTTATGTAGCTCCCCGTAATCATTTACAAGGAGAACTGGCAGAGATCTGGCAAAATATGCTGGGCATCCCAAGAATCGGTATTTATGATAATTTCTTTGAGCTTGGCGGGCTTTCATTGCTGGTGATTGGTTTGGTTTCTGTGATCAAAAAGGAAATTGGTGTCAAAGTTCATGTCAAAGATATTTTCAATTATCCAACCATACATGAGCTTGCTGAAGTCATTAATCTGCGTACAGAAGATCCCGATATAGCAATACAGCCTGATGCACAGCTATATAGTGATCATGTCGTCTTATTAAATGATGGCCCGCTTTCATTTCCTGTATTTATGCTGCCGGGAGCGGCTGGGGTTTGTGAGGTGTACAGTGCTTTAGGGCAGTCGCTTAATGAAACCTGTGCCCTTTATGGATTGCAGATGCCGGGGGTATTTGAAGGAGAGGCTCCTGAACATGAGCTGTCAGTGATTGCTGCCCGTAATATTGGATGGATGAAAGAAGTACAGCCTGTTGGCCCGTACCGTTTTATCGGGCACTCACTGGGAGGAATCATGATTCACGAAATGACCAAACAGCTGGAAGCTGCCGGAGAACAGGTACAGACAGGGATTATTCTGGATAAAGACACCACTACGGAAAGTTCATTTCATGGAGGCGATGACAATGGGGAAACCCTTTTCAGGCTGGCCATGCTGGTATTTGAACTGGGAAATATCGTAACTAAACCTTATCCTGAATGGATCTGGAAGCTGAAAGAGGGATTTTCTTTAGCAGACAGAGAAGAAATAATGCCGGTAATTACTTCAATTGTGATGGAGAATCTTGGAAATAACAAGCATTATACCAGCTTTATTTTAAGGATACTGAACCTGGTGATCAGCAATGCTTTTCTGGAATATACAGTTAAGGAGCAGATTAATGCAAGCCTTTTAATTGTAAAAGCTGAACAGACGCCATGGGAGGAAAATAGCGGAAGCCTGGGCTGGGAAGCCTTTGCAACTGCAACGCAGGTTATTACTGTGCCGGGGGATCACGATTCACTGGTAGGAAATGATAACGTACAGGTATTGGGAGCTGAATTAACAGCGTACTTGCAACAATTTAAGGGATAGGAAGAATATAGCCCGCTGTGAGGCGGGCTATATCAATAAACAATTTATAAAAGCTTATTAAATGCAGAATTCTACATCCGTTAAAGATATTAAGGGTAATTCTCTTAAACCATTATTTCGTTTATTCCATTATGTAAAACCATATTGGCTGGAATTTAGCATTGGGCTGTTCCTGCTGATGATCGCCAGTGTATCCGGCCTGGCGCTGCCTAAGTTGCTTGGACAATTAATTGATGGTGGCAAACAGGGAATAGATTCAGGGGCAACGACCTACATTGGGTGGTTGTTATTGGGCATTCTGATTATCCAGGCTATATTCTCTTTTTTCAGAGTGGTACTGTTTGTAAATGTTACCGAAAAAACATTGGCTGCTTTACGCCAGACTGTATACAGCCACCTGGTGAAAATGCCGATGCGTGTTTTTCTTCACAAACGTGTAGGGGAGCTGAGCAGCAGGATTTCGGCAGACATTACGCTATTGCAGGAAATTTTTAACAATACGCTGGCAGAAATGGTCAGACAGCTGGTTATTATCGTTGGTGGTTTGATCTTATTGATGATTACTTCGTTTCAACTGACAGTTTTTATGTTGCTGTTATTACCTGCTATGGTCGTGCTGGCTGAGGTATTTGGCCGGTTCATCAACAAATACGCGATGGAGGTACAGGACAAAGTCGCAGCTTCTAATACCATTGTGGAAGAAACATTGCAGGGTATTTTTAGTGTAAAAGCCTTTGTAAGCGAGTTCTTCGAGATAAGCCGTTATCGCGGGCAAACGAATGAAATGGCCAGACTGGGGATGAAAGGCGGGAAGTACAGAGGTCTGTTTGATTCTTTTGTGATCGTCGGTATTTTTGGTACACTGGTCGCTGTGATCTGGCGGGGGGTGACTACGGGGGTGGCTTCAGGAGAACTTATTTCCTTTTTACTTTACTCTGTATATATTGCCAGCTCAATTACTGGTTTAGCAGAAGTTTATACTGCTTTACAGAAAAGTATTGGAGCTACTACCCATCTTTTTGATTTGCTGGAGGAACCGGTAGAACTACTTACAGACTTTAAAACCATAGCACCGGAAAATCAATTGCATGGGAAGATTAATTTCAGCAATATCCATTTTCATTACCCCACAAGAGAAGATATCAATGTATTACAGGGCGTATCTTTCGAAGCTTCTTCCAATCAGAAAGTGGCTATTGTAGGTTCAAGTGGTGCTGGTAAAAGTACAATTGTGTCTTTATTGCTGAGATTGTATGATCCGGTAAAAGGAGGGGTGTTTTTCGATGATAGAGACAGTGCAGCTATTCCTTTATCAGAGCTCAGGGCACAAATTGCTGTGGTTCCGCAAGATGTTTTTCTTTTTGGCGGTACGATTGCAGAAAATATCGGCTATGGTAGAAAAGGGGCTTCTAAAGATGAGATTATTGCAGCAGCAGAAATGGCCAATGCCTGGGAATTTATTCAGCGTTTCCCGCTTGGACTAGAAACAATAGTAGGAGAACGTGGGATACAGCTTTCTGGTGGGCAGCGTCAGCGGATTGCGATTGCACGTGCGGTATTGAAAGCTCCGCGTATTTTGATATTAGATGAAGCAACGTCTGCATTGGACTCAGAATCAGAGCGGTTGGTACAGGATGCTTTAGATAAACTGATGGAAGGACGTACTTCTATCGTGATTGCGCATCGCCTGGCTACGGTAAGACAAGCTGATAAAATTATAGTGCTTCATAAAGGGCAGATTGTAGAAGAGGGGACTCACCTTGAACTGGTTGGCGTTAGCGGAGGGTTATACAAGAACCTGAGTGAAATGCAGTTTACAAACTAAGCGGCTATTTCCTTTTTAAAGTGAAAAAGAATTCAGAACCTTCGCCAATTACACTTTCTACCCAGATGTTTCCTTCATTGGCATTAATAAATTCCTTACAGATAACTAGGCCGAGACTCGTTCCTTTTTCATTATTTGTACCCATTGTACTTACATTATTTACGCTAAATATGGATTCTAAACGTGAAGGCTCTATCCCGATTCCGCTATCTTTGAACTGGCAAATGACCTGGTTGTTCTGATAAGCCCGTACCGCTATATGGATAGTTCCCCCAACCGGGGTAAACTTTATTGCATTGGACAAAATGTTGCGGACCAGAAAATCCAGATGATCTGCGTCACAAAAAACACGCAGATCTGGTTCTATATCCTGTTCGATAGAGATTGATTTCTGGGCAGCCATTTCCTTCAGCAGCAAAACATTGCGCTTAATTTTCTTTTCCGGACTCACATCGCCCTGGTTGATCATGATACCTTTTAATTGCATTTGTCCCCAGCGCAAAATAAGATTCAGTGTTTCTAGTGTAGCATTACACTGTAATTCCAGTTTACTGAGCATGAGCGACTTTTCTTCGTCAGATAACCAGCCTCTGTTGATTAGTACGAGAAGGTTGAGAATTGAAGCCAGCGGAGCTTTCAGGTCGTGTCCAAGAATTGAAAATAGCTTGTCTTTTACATTGTTCGATTGTATAAGATCTGTATTGGCTTTATTCATGAGCCGGTTCAAGTTCCTGATCTTAAAAAAGTAAATACCCAGGATCAGCATTAAGGCTGTACCGCCTGATATAATCCCGAACATAATTTTTTGTTCGAGCAGCTGTTGATTATTTACAAACTTCAGCTGGGCAACTTTAGCCTGAGATTTGGTGAGTTCGTATTGTGCCTGTAAATTAGATATTTTAAGGGATATATCCTTGAAGTAAAAACTATCAGCGATGCTATATTGCCTGGTTTTTGCCTGATAGGCAGCTTTGTAATCTCCTGATTTTTCATAGAGGGCAGCAATATGTGATAAGGCTTCAAGAATTTGTTTATTGGCTTTTTTAGTTTGTCCTACGGCCAGTGCTTGCTGAAGGTAATTTAGCGCCATTGCCCGGTTGGAAGTTCCATAACTTTCTGCCAACGCGATCAGGCTCTGGAATTCCCGGATGCTATTACTGATCTTTCTGGATTTCAGTAAGGCTCCCTTTTGAAGCGCAATGGCTTTTGCTGTTGCTCCTGATTTTGCATATACCTGGGCCAGCCCGATGGTCAGGGAAATATTTAATCCCATCATCTCAGGATAATCACTTTGGCCGATGCCCTTTTCAAAGTAATAGATGGCCCTGGAAAGGTCACCGGTTTCTCTGTAGGCTGTTCCAAAGTTCAGGCAGGTGTTTAACTTCAGGCTTGAAAAGGGAAGTGTATTGCCGATTGCTTCAGCTCGCTTGTAATAAGAGATTGCACGTAAATAATCATGACGGAGAGCATATACTTCACCAAGAGTAATGTAGGATTCCATAATTCCACTCTTATCTTTGTTTTGCTCACTTATCTTTAATGCCTGAAGAAAATAAGGGATTGCGGTTACCGAACTGCCT
The sequence above is drawn from the Pedobacter cryoconitis genome and encodes:
- a CDS encoding ABC transporter ATP-binding protein, translating into MQNSTSVKDIKGNSLKPLFRLFHYVKPYWLEFSIGLFLLMIASVSGLALPKLLGQLIDGGKQGIDSGATTYIGWLLLGILIIQAIFSFFRVVLFVNVTEKTLAALRQTVYSHLVKMPMRVFLHKRVGELSSRISADITLLQEIFNNTLAEMVRQLVIIVGGLILLMITSFQLTVFMLLLLPAMVVLAEVFGRFINKYAMEVQDKVAASNTIVEETLQGIFSVKAFVSEFFEISRYRGQTNEMARLGMKGGKYRGLFDSFVIVGIFGTLVAVIWRGVTTGVASGELISFLLYSVYIASSITGLAEVYTALQKSIGATTHLFDLLEEPVELLTDFKTIAPENQLHGKINFSNIHFHYPTREDINVLQGVSFEASSNQKVAIVGSSGAGKSTIVSLLLRLYDPVKGGVFFDDRDSAAIPLSELRAQIAVVPQDVFLFGGTIAENIGYGRKGASKDEIIAAAEMANAWEFIQRFPLGLETIVGERGIQLSGGQRQRIAIARAVLKAPRILILDEATSALDSESERLVQDALDKLMEGRTSIVIAHRLATVRQADKIIVLHKGQIVEEGTHLELVGVSGGLYKNLSEMQFTN
- a CDS encoding tetratricopeptide repeat protein — its product is MRKFLLCVFLLCYAQILYGVQKPVKLLPSVPDISAYEKLVIHYRYDKPDSALFFVNLGMKLAKSTKDEEGMARMLNQMGMIDDNSGDAVSSRQRYLEALEIYKRLNNYKGIIKENIRLGVVENRKGSSVTAIPYFLQALKISEQNKDKSGIMESYITLGEVYALRHDYLRAISYYKRAEAIGNTLPFSSLKLNTCLNFGTAYRETGDLSRAIYYFEKGIGQSDYPEMMGLNISLTIGLAQVYAKSGATAKAIALQKGALLKSRKISNSIREFQSLIALAESYGTSNRAMALNYLQQALAVGQTKKANKQILEALSHIAALYEKSGDYKAAYQAKTRQYSIADSFYFKDISLKISNLQAQYELTKSQAKVAQLKFVNNQQLLEQKIMFGIISGGTALMLILGIYFFKIRNLNRLMNKANTDLIQSNNVKDKLFSILGHDLKAPLASILNLLVLINRGWLSDEEKSLMLSKLELQCNATLETLNLILRWGQMQLKGIMINQGDVSPEKKIKRNVLLLKEMAAQKSISIEQDIEPDLRVFCDADHLDFLVRNILSNAIKFTPVGGTIHIAVRAYQNNQVICQFKDSGIGIEPSRLESIFSVNNVSTMGTNNEKGTSLGLVICKEFINANEGNIWVESVIGEGSEFFFTLKRK